Proteins encoded in a region of the Sulfurimonas marina genome:
- the csrA gene encoding carbon storage regulator CsrA, whose amino-acid sequence MLVLARKVDESIVIGDNIVVKVVAVENGVVKLGIDAPKDVAILRDELAREVALSNKAALHKSDEDELKSLGKLLGK is encoded by the coding sequence ATGTTAGTATTAGCAAGAAAAGTGGATGAATCGATCGTGATCGGAGACAATATAGTCGTAAAAGTTGTTGCTGTTGAAAACGGAGTGGTAAAACTCGGCATTGATGCTCCAAAAGATGTTGCAATACTAAGAGACGAATTAGCTCGTGAAGTAGCCCTTAGTAATAAAGCCGCTTTACATAAAAGTGATGAAGATGAACTCAAATCTTTAGGAAAACTCCTAGGAAAATAG
- the truB gene encoding tRNA pseudouridine(55) synthase TruB yields the protein MNRLFVAYKPAGIGSNLFLSKLKRKYQVKKAGFSGTLDPFAKGVLVIGFGSHTKLFRFLNKTPKTYRATLWLGAKSDSLDTEMIEDVKMLKEFQQEDILAAVKSLEGELEYEPPIFSAKKIDGQRAYDLARAGKEVVLNKIHSTIYEMKLLHYCHPFVTFEATVSEGTYIRSLGLLIAKKLGLEAGSLSALERLCEGQFVYEDEKALDIKSSLNIPQNYYLGDQENVKFGRVLALDDLKVQEEGTYFLDNGDNISIITIADGAVTYELGRIAC from the coding sequence TTTTCTCTCGAAACTCAAAAGAAAATATCAAGTAAAAAAAGCAGGCTTCTCCGGAACTTTAGATCCTTTTGCAAAAGGTGTATTGGTAATTGGTTTTGGTTCTCATACCAAACTGTTTCGTTTTTTAAACAAAACTCCAAAAACGTACCGTGCAACTCTTTGGCTGGGAGCAAAAAGTGATTCATTGGATACTGAGATGATCGAAGATGTTAAAATGTTAAAAGAGTTTCAACAAGAGGATATCTTGGCAGCCGTAAAATCGTTAGAGGGTGAGCTAGAATATGAGCCCCCTATCTTTAGTGCAAAAAAGATAGACGGACAGCGCGCGTATGATCTGGCACGTGCAGGTAAAGAGGTCGTTTTAAATAAAATACACTCAACAATTTATGAGATGAAACTGCTTCACTACTGCCATCCCTTTGTTACCTTTGAGGCTACGGTAAGTGAAGGGACTTATATCCGTTCACTCGGCCTTTTGATTGCAAAGAAGCTTGGGCTGGAAGCTGGAAGTTTGAGTGCGTTAGAAAGATTGTGCGAAGGGCAGTTTGTTTATGAGGATGAGAAAGCACTTGATATTAAAAGCTCACTCAATATACCTCAAAACTATTACCTTGGTGATCAAGAGAATGTGAAGTTTGGAAGAGTTCTTGCTTTAGATGATCTAAAGGTGCAGGAAGAGGGTACGTATTTCCTTGATAATGGAGATAATATCTCAATCATAACTATAGCAGATGGCGCAGTAACATATGAATTAGGGAGAATTGCATGTTAG